TTATAGGAACATCTAAAATAAGCAATATTATTGGGCCTCATTTCTTCCTCGTAGTTCCTAGAGCCCTTGTAGCTCATTTGAGCTCCAGTTGATGGCAGTAGAAATAAATGATGTGATTACAAACGCCCTCTGAATGACAGCGAGTATGTCACGTCATTTCCGCTGAGGCGTAAAGCCCCGCCCATCCCCCTGTCTTTTTAAGTCGGGCGGTCCCGCGTGTCTTTCTTTTCCTACATCATGGCAAAGCAGTTGCGTTCGAGCGGCacgatttatattaaaatatctcGTTATTATTGGGGAGGGAATGTTTTGTCTGAGGGCTATTGTGTAGGCAGCGTTGTCTGATGCTATTTGAGTTATAATGTTATTCCGTTATACACGGTATGAGTACTATTTTTGGGAGAGAAATGCGTGTCTAATCAGACATGCTGTCTTGCTGGAAATTTCTACAAAATGAACAAGTTATTAGAGTTCTTCATCACTTCAGAGCCCCCAGCAGAATCTTCTGGAGGATAGTAAGaggtgagattttttttttttttttattattgtttttttttctcctgtctATTACAGACACATTGCAGTGGCTGCACTTCAAACAATGATGAACACCATTATCCCGAATCTGAGTCCAGTTTGATGATACCAAATTACGGATCTGACTACTGAGTTTGAATGTTGTCTGTGATAAGATTCACACTTTCATTGGATGGGTTGGtgattgaatttgttttttttttgaacaggtATGCATCCATATAAAACCAAGAGGGGTCTTTTTTTGGTGATGTTTTATTCACTGGCCGCAAAATTGTGGTGGTGAGGTGTGAGGGTATCAACATCTCTGGAAACTTCTACAGCAACAAACGTAAGTTTGTTGACCACCTATAAGTATGTTGTGTATTCAGAACACTGACCATCAATGTGAAACTGTTGGAAATGTGCTGAATTGGATGTTTTGTGTTGGTGCAGTGAAGTACTTGGCTTTTCTCCGCAAGAGGATGAACACCAGCCCTTCCTGTGGACCATATCACTTTAGAGCCCCCAGCAGATCTTCTGGAGGACAGTGAGAGGtgagatttatatttatttattttctcctgtCTATCACAGACACATTGCAGTGGCTGCACTTCAAACAGTGATGAACACCATTATCCCGAATCTGAGTCCAGTTTGATGATACCAAATTACGGATCTGACTACTGAGTTTGAATGTCTCTGAGATCAGTTTCACCATTTCAGTGGATGTGGATAGATGATTAAATGTTGACTTTCTTGAATAGGTATGCTTCCACACAAAACCAAGAGGGGTCAGGCTGCTCTGGATAGGCTGAAGGTGTTCGATGGAACCCCTCCTCCTTACGACAAGGTAGATTAAGACTTTGCTTCTCATTTCACAGATAAACTGTCTATGATGACACATTACATGCCTTATTCGACTTTCAAATGAGAACAGTATCCAAAACCGAGACATTTCTACTCTTGAATTTAgaaattttcctttttcttgtttctcatctgtttgtgtttcacagagaaAGCGTATGGTCGTCCCAGCTGCTCTCAAGATTGTGCGTCTGAAGTCCACACGCAGAGTGAGTCTTCTTGTGGAATTGTCTTCAATGTATGAAGTTGCTTTTTGTCAGTGATGTTTTTCCACAGTATTAATGAGTTTAACGACCATGAGTCCACATCATGCACTTCCAGCTGAGACAAAAAGCATAAGatatgaactattccttttaacCTGACTATGAAGTCCAGAATGTGACTTTTGCACTGTAATTCAGGTTTTTAATAACCATGTTGTGCCTAATAGTAACCTCCTTCCTGATCTCTTGTTTGTTGTAGTCTGCCCTGCTTGGATGTTTGGCCTATGAAGTTGGCTGGAAGTACCAGGCCATCACTGCCACTCTGAGGAGAAGAGGGTGAATTCAAGCTGTGCTACGCAAAGAAAAATGAGATCAATCTGAAATATACTTAAGTTCTTAAACATCATGGTGTCCTTGTTTGAGCTGTCCCCACaggcaataaaaatgtttatggaAACCGTTGTCATGAGTGAGGTGTTTCTTTGAGTGAATGAAGAATTTCTATTAAACGATAGAATAAACTGATTCTATAAACCACTGTAGAGTAATGGTGAGTGAGTTTACATAGCCTTAATCTATTTTGCTGTAATATTGGTACATTCCTGTTTGGAGTCAACATGAGACTGGAGGATATGCTTAAGCACCTGAAGGGAGAATAGTGAGGTTTCTAAGTTGTAACTTAGTGACTCTTTTAGTCACTCAGATCTGGTCCAGGTAgatatttataaaatggtttattaaacattgttttaacataCAATGTTAATTGAAAGTATCAACCGATTTTATGCAGTAACACAACTGGAGTGCTTTCAGGATGCCCTTGTGTTATGACCCCTATGTTTACATTCAGGATAATTCTCTGTTCTCTGAACTTTTAACTGCAAACTCCCAGGAGCAGTACAGCAAATACTACAtatagtagggctgtcaaatcagttaatcacatccaaaataaaattttgtgataatgcatgtttgtactgtgcatatttgtatgtatatacagagctgggtagacattgtaatccattactgaTTTCGAATTACATGCTTAAAATTGTAGCTGGTAATGTAATCCATTGCATTACACATTTGAggtaaaatgtgaccctgaaccacaaaaccagtcctaagtagcacgggtatatttgtactAATAGCCagtaatacattgtatgggtcaaaattatcttatataattataagtaaagatcatgttccatgaagatattttctatGTTtcataccgtaaatatattaaaacttaatttttgattagtaatatgcattgctaagaacttcatttggacaagtttaaagatgattttctcaatattttgatgtgtAAAACTCAAAAAGTTGACCcctataactggttttgtggtccagggtcacgtatacTCAGACTACtctttgattacttttagattacttttgacctaactcattttatcacattgatttaaataggataaaccatattaacaaaaatacaaagactgagaaaatatattccatttgttATTAACagcatgaagtgcattaaacatattATGCCAAGGTTTCAGAAAGTagtgtttgtgaaggaactgaAGGCGTTTCATgagtaaaatgttacattaaaaaaaaacgtactaaaaaaggaaatatttgtttacctgcatgtcatgtgatcATAACCAATGTCAGAGAATCAATgtgatattaattaaaatatgtattttaaaatctcaggggtaacttcaagtaaatatatattaggtAAAAAAGAatcagatgacaaaaaagtttgtgcattttaatgtgtttgaaagacgAAAGCTTTCCAAAGACATAGGAATACATGGTTAACCTACCaagtgataattcaaataagCATGAGAGCAAATAAGCATTTTAGTTGAATAGATTACCTTTGTAAATCAGTGGTCAAATGCTCTGTGACCGCCTGACTAATGACTggtctttgtgtgaatgtccacaaaattttagaaaggataatataaaatgaatataaaatgtgCCTCTCTACCTGATAAAGCTAGGAGAACTGGGTAAAGGTGCTGGGAAAGGAGATGTTGGTGAGGAAGGCAGAAGGTGTGTTCGGCAAGAAACAGGCAGCCGAGGAGGAAATGTACTTCAAGTGAGTGGTTTTGCTTGGTCCCATTGTGAATATCATCCGTCATACTAGATCTCTCCTGCTTATATGGCTGTTTGCAAAATCAGCCCTCTCAATATTTGATTCTGCTATGTGCAGTTAAACCTCACACAGTGTTTacgtaatgttttattttagaaggTTTTAACTGGAGTTATTTACCACTTTGAATTCTCTTAAAAAGTTATTTCATAGAAGAGCAAGAACAACTGGCTGCTCTAAAAAGACACCACAAACAGGAAACTTACAACAGAAAATCAGCTGCAATGAGGACAAAATCAAAAATCTGACACTGGCAAATCTAGACATTAAcccccagtttcacagacaaggcttaagcctagtccttgactaaaatgtaaatctgagctgttttaactgaaagaaacttgctctgactgatcttaaaatatatcagtagctttgttttgtctcaagatgtacaccagtaatgtttttttttctaagcacgtttataaaaattgcttaaatatcctaattgaactatggcctaatcctggcttagtctcagctctgtctgtgaaaccaggcctacATTTTACAGACAAATGCCCCACACAAAACTGTGATTGAATAGATGTAGATGCTTTAGGCCTATTTTTATATAGCATTTGAGATCTCTGCTCTTACTTATGAACAGATATTATAATACAGATATGACTggaacattgaaataatatgtgTATTAAATGAATACAGTTTCTCCTCTTAGAAATAAACCTGAAATTGTTTCTCAACTATGAAAGTGTGTTTTGTTATCAATAACATGTTTAGAGAACAAAAAAGCCAACAACAAATTTGAGCACCAATACTCATTTGTAGATTAAAAGCTACTTTCAATTATTTAGAGCAAACTTTACCAAATGAAATAATTGAAGGTCTGAAGGTCTCCCACAACATAAATTTTAgatacttattatttattaatgtattatttgacAGACCCACTTCAGGTATTTATGCTAATGAGCCAGTCAGGCTTAAATTATAGGAACATCCAAAATACGCAGCGTTACTGGGCCTATTTTCCCCCGTATTATCTACAGCCACTGTAGCTCATTTGAGCTCCAGCTGATggcagtaaaaataaaaaaatcacattatgaACATCCTCTGAAGAACAGCGAGGATGGCACGTCATTTCCGCTGAGGCGTAAAGCCCCGCCCATGCCCCTGTCTTTTACGTCGGGCGGCCCCGCGTGTCTTTCTTTTCCCACATCATGGCGGACAAGTTCAATAAGGTGCGTTTGACCGGCGCgattcactttaaaatatttcgCTTTTTTTGGCGAAGGAGTGTAATATTTTAGGGCTAATGCGTAGGTAACGTTGCCTGACGCCATTTGGGTTATTATGTGCCCCTGTTATACATGGTATAACTATAATTTTGGGGAGAGAAATGAGTGTCTAATCACGCATGCTGTCTTGCTGGAAGTCACAGGCCTGTAGTGATCGTAACACTCGTGGTTCTATAAAAACCATACTAGAGTTGCTGTCAGTTCTCAGGTACTCTAAAAATGAACTCATTATGTCCTCAAAACATGTAATTGATCAGCAGGGATGTTGAAATCACTTAAGCCGACATTAACTCAAGTGCGTTTTAACGCAGTGGACTGATTCATTACACCGTTACCTACTGCAAACATCACGTCTAGCTGCATAGCACGATATAATCATATAATGTGTGGAAATATTGCCGGTACCGTGTTAATCTGATGGATAACGCATATAACTAACGTCAGGTGTGCTTTTTGTCGGTGATGAGATTGCAACCACAGTTCAGTATTCGAGTTTAACGACTATGAGAATACTTTACGTGCACCTCCATCTGAGACAAAAAGCAACGTTTTGATAAAAgcatgtaaaattataaatctgCCCCTCACTATAACAGAAATCCTggtttgtttcttcataggTTCTGATCATTGATGGCAGAGGCCATCTACTTGGTCGTCTTGCCGCTATTGTGGCCAAGCAAGTGTTGCTGGGTAAgttaaggctttttttttttggatgttatTAATAGTGGTTTAgtattccttttttatttaaaaagctaGTTCACCTGTAAGAACAATTTGACAGGTTGTCAGTCATGTGCATAAAGTGTTTAGGTATACACAACTGTGAATAGCTtactgatttctttttttgggtGATGTTTTATTCACAGGCCACAAAATTGTGGTGGTGAGGTGTGAGGGTATCAACATCTCTGGAAACTTCTACCGCAACAAACGTAAGTTTGTTGACCACCTATAAGTATGTTGTTTTCAAAACGCTGACTATCAATGTGAAACTGTTGGAAATGTGCTGAATTGGATGTTTTGTGTTGGTGCAGTGAAGTACTTGGCTTTCCTCCGCAAGAGGATGAACACCAACCCTTCCCGTGGACCATATCACTTCAGAGCCCCGAGCAGAATCTTCTGGAGGACAGTGAGAGGTGAGACTGATatcaattatttactttttttctcctgTCTATCACAGACACATTGCAGTGGCTGCACTTCAAACAGTGATGAACACCATTATCCCGAATCTGAGTCCAGTTTGATGATACTAAATTACGGATCTGACTACTGAGTTTGAATGTCTCTGAGATCAGTTTCACCATTTCAGTGGATGTCGATAGATGATTAAATATGTTGACTTTCTTGAATAGGTATGCTTCCACACAAAACCAAGAGGGGTCAGGCTGCTCTGGATAGGCTGAAGGTGTTCGATGGAATCCCTCCTCCTTACGACAAGGTAGATTAAGActttgctttttatttcacaaataaacTGTCGATGATGACAAATTACATGCCTTATTCGACTCTCAAATGAGAACATTATCCAAAACTGAGACATCTCTACTCCTGAATTTAGAAATTGGCCTTTTTCCTTGTGGTTTCTCATCCgcatttgtgtttcacagagaaAGCGTATGGTCGTCCCAGCTGCTCTCAAGATTGTGCGTCTGAAGCCCACACGCAGGGTGAGTCTTTTTGTGGAATTGTCTGCAAAATATGAAATGGCTTTTTGTCAGTGATGTTTTTCCACAGTAATAATGAGTTTAACGACCATGAGTCCACATCATGCACTTCCAGCTGAGACAAAAAGCAGCAGATATGAGCTCTTCCATTTGCCCTGACTATGAAGTCCAGAATGTTTAAAACACTATAGATTTCTGATTTAAAAACTATGCTGTGCCCAATAGTAACCTTTTTCTGATCTCTTATTCATTGTAGTTCGCCCTGCTTGGTCGTTTGGCCCATGAAGTTGGCTGGAAGTACCAGGCCATCACAGCCACTCTGGAGGAGAAGAGGAAGGAGAAGGCCAAGATGCGCTACACAAAGAAGAAAGTCGAGATCAAGCTGAAAAAGCGGGCAGAAAAGAACGTTGAAAGCAAGATCGCAAAATATACCGATGTTCTTAAACAGTATGGTGTTCTTGTTTGAGCTGTCCCTGCAGCcggtcaaaataaatgtttatagaaactattgTTATGAGTGGCTTGTTTCTTTGGATTAAGAATCTTATTGTTTTTCAAATGCCATATTAGGTGTAAATGTTATGATCAAATGTTCTGATATAGTGGACATGTTTGACTATAACTTAAGTGGGGGTTTTTTGTAACCCCCAAAATgggattatttgttaaatgctttgttctctttaaaatattgtttctaAAGGTTTTCAACAACATACATAGTTGGTTTACTTTAAACTAAGTTCACTGTGAAtattctgaatttttatttctatgatgcaTTTACTGTTTCCTTACACCACATCTCTTATAAGTATTTATGTTGTGTGGGTATATatgtggatagatagataggtagatagacagagtagtcaacatttgaagtggatcaaagtTAATCacagttgtcctaagacaagaatgggtattgttttggttttaggagaACTTTGAAAGggtttgatccacttcaaatttggactgctgtatgtgtgtgtatatatgtgtgtatatatatatatatatatatatatatatatatatatatatatatatatacacatacacatatacatatgtgtatgtatatatatgtgtgtgtgtgtgtatatatatatatatatatatatatgtatgtgtgtgtgtgtatatatatatatatatatatacacacacacacatatatatatatatatatatatatatatatatatacacacatatatatatatatacacacacacacacatatatatatatatatacacacacatatatataaaatagtgtgtatattttttttaacgcagttatatatagtgtgtatatttttttttttaacgcagttatatatagtgtgtatattttttaacgCAGTCACTACTAGTCgagaacaaaaaaatctaaacctaaTTTTTCCAATATTAGTTTTGGCGTTAACGATTCAATATTGAGATGCCATTTCCGCGTAGggtcttttattttgacattagaCTCTGTGTCGTGAATTCACGTGACTTTGAGACATGGCTTTTCCTACAGAGGATCAGTTCACTGCTTTGCAGCTGCTTTTAAAGGTTTGCAATAGAATATATTATCAGTTACGTATTCATATGCATTGTGTTAACGTCCGTTGACTAGACTGAACTTTAGTGTATTGTGTCACTTCTGTTCATTCAGGCTCCGTCCAAAGATGCAGTGCGGCAGATCTGCACAGAGAGTTACCCAGCTGGAGCGTCCAAATGTCAGTCTGTAGTTGAAAAAACTGCTAATGCTCTCTCTGTGTCCAATAGTGAGGCGATACAGGTGGGTTCATGCCATTTAATCTATTTAATTATGAATAAGCTCATACACCTCAGGTGTTAAAATGAAAGTAGGTGTGTTATTACACATATGTTTACAATTGTAATCCATGGAAAACTGTCAGAAACTGCTCAGTTGGTCAATAAGACCGAAGAGCAAGTTGCAGagactaaaaaaaagaaactattttatttatttttctcatttgccGTATAAGTGTGTAGGATAATCAAGGTATGTATGGtgtacagtggtggccaaaattattagaacactagtattttcaccagtttaaaaaatagctttaagTCAGTTATATCTatgttttgctgtagtgtgtcagtaggaaatatcagtttacatttccaaacattcattttaccATTAATTGtgataatccagtgagatttttgtttgcacaaggtgtctgacaacagccagaattctgatctcatcatcatccagtctgtctggaatgacatgaagaaacaacaAACTGatacagactaaatccagaagaactgtggcaacatccccaagatgcttcaagagacctacctgcaaagctacagtactgttaaaagttttaggcattTGAGTAAAAATGCTGTACAATGAGGATgctttcataaataataataataataaaaaaaaacttatttatatTACTAGTTATATTAAGTAGATTTATTCAACATTTGgcgtgaccatcctttgcatttaaagcagcttttgccctatgtgcacttgcaCATTGTTTTTAgttagctttgcaggtaggtctcttgaagcatcttggagacgttgccacagttcttctgcatttagtctgtctcagtttgttctgtttcttcatgtcattccagacagactggatgatgatgatgatgaggtcAGATATCTGTGTGgagcaaacaaaaatatcactggattattacaattgatGGCAAAATGGATGTTTGGAAATTTAAACTGACTTCTCCTACTGACACAATTCAGCAAAAGATAGAATTAActgacttaaaaacattttttagctGTGAAATtactagtgttctaataattttggccaccacaTAGTATATTATGTGAATCAATCagttatttattcaaaatgctTAGGCCTACTGGTCACAAATGTGACGTAACAAATAAGTTTTGGTCATTAATGTTACTGTTATTACAAATGTTGTTTATGTTAATATTTCCTTTATATTGTTCATCAACAGTTGCTTACGGCTTTTCACGTGCTCTCGCATCACGTTGTGTACCAGAATTTAACCTCTCCGGAACAGATCGTGTCTATTTTCCCAGAATCATTCCACTCTAACCTGAAGAACCTGATCACCAAAATTCTCTTGGAAAACAGGTGGATACATCCTACAGATCATTACATAAATCTactagtaattttattaaatcgTTTAGTAATTTACCCTGATGACTAGTGTGTAACATTTGTGGTTTGaatattttcagtgtcacatggagAAATGAAGCTTTGTCTAGTCAAAGTGAGTATGATATGGTTGATAACTCTGTTTTATACTTGTAATCCATTATGAAACTATTTTGGAGCTGTGATGTCATAACGTATGTGTTTTATAGTTTCACTGCCAAAGCTGGTGGATTTGGAGTGGCGAGTGGACATGAAAACAGCTTCAGACTCATTGAGTCGTATGGCTGTACCAACTTGTCTGTTGCAAATGAAAGTAAGCTACAGGCATAATCGATGCTGGAGTTTATATTTAGGCTCATCAGATATCTAATTAAAGATGTGTATCTGTTAATTcaagatttaatgtttttaatagactttgtgtatgtgtttgctATAGCTCCAGGACACTCCTTGCATTAGCAGCGGTCCAAGTGAGTCCACAGTTACAATGGAGCTGAGTAAAGAGACACTGGACACCATGATAGACGGTTTGGGTCGCATCAGGGACCAGCTGAGTGCAGTAGCAAGGAAATAGATCTGAATAAAAGATGTTGCCCCGCACCTGTCTATGGACTTTCAGAATGATGGACATTGGAAGgatgtacaaaatgtaaaacaactaaacaatgtacatttaatagtaataaaagaaaaaaaggattgTATACTAGTTTAACTGATTCAGTTTGTAAAatggagtttgtttttgtgatctGTGGCttgttttgttataaaaaaGTTGTCCCtgactgatacattttttttccattgcagAACTACTTTTTATGGTCATGGAAATTTTTCACAgcaataaactaaacaaaatcgCTAACGCTAATCACATTTCCATGTGTAATAAATTGCCCTAACCTGCTCATGTACTTTCACTTGCATGACATACATTATCGGTTGGGGGCCAATAAAGACGCTGTTAGCTTGAGTGGGCTTGCGTACATGTTGGGCGGTTGGGCCTGTTTTTAACATGCTGACCACTGAggtacattaaaggagaagtccactttcaaaacaaagattcacatatgacgtactcaccccct
Above is a genomic segment from Labeo rohita strain BAU-BD-2019 chromosome 17, IGBB_LRoh.1.0, whole genome shotgun sequence containing:
- the commd9 gene encoding COMM domain-containing protein 9 isoform X2, with protein sequence MAFPTEDQFTALQLLLKAPSKDAVRQICTESYPAGASKCQSVVEKTANALSVSNSEAIQLLTAFHVLSHHVVYQNLTSPEQIVSIFPESFHSNLKNLITKILLENSVTWRNEALSSQISLPKLVDLEWRVDMKTASDSLSRMAVPTCLLQMKLQDTPCISSGPSESTVTMELSKETLDTMIDGLGRIRDQLSAVARK
- the commd9 gene encoding COMM domain-containing protein 9 isoform X1 is translated as MAFPTEDQFTALQLLLKCIVSLLFIQAPSKDAVRQICTESYPAGASKCQSVVEKTANALSVSNSEAIQLLTAFHVLSHHVVYQNLTSPEQIVSIFPESFHSNLKNLITKILLENSVTWRNEALSSQISLPKLVDLEWRVDMKTASDSLSRMAVPTCLLQMKLQDTPCISSGPSESTVTMELSKETLDTMIDGLGRIRDQLSAVARK
- the LOC127179738 gene encoding 60S ribosomal protein L13a translates to MADKFNKVLIIDGRGHLLGRLAAIVAKQVLLGHKIVVVRCEGINISGNFYRNKLKYLAFLRKRMNTNPSRGPYHFRAPSRIFWRTVRGMLPHKTKRGQAALDRLKVFDGIPPPYDKRKRMVVPAALKIVRLKPTRRFALLGRLAHEVGWKYQAITATLEEKRKEKAKMRYTKKKVEIKLKKRAEKNVESKIAKYTDVLKQYGVLV